The following DNA comes from Onychomys torridus unplaced genomic scaffold, mOncTor1.1, whole genome shotgun sequence.
TGTTTGTGgctaagtatgtggtcaattttccagaaggttctatggggtgctgagaagaaggtatattcttttttgtttgggtggaatgttctgtagatattgattaagtccatttgagctgtaacatcagttaagaccattatgtctctgttaagtttcaatttggccaatctgtccagaggtgaatgtggggtgttttccactattaatgtgttgggtttttatatatgatttatgctttagtaatgtttcttttacatatgtaggtacCCTGGGgcttggggtataaatgttcagaaatgagacTTCTTCTATGTGGATTTTTCCtgcgatgaatatgtaatgtccttcttcatctcttttgattgattttagtttgtagtctattttgctggatattaggatggctacatgagcttgcttcttaagaccatttgattggaaagtctttcccagccttttattcttaggaggtgtctgtctttgaatatgaggtgtgtttcttgtatgcagcagaaagatgagtcccgttttcatatacattctgttagtctgtgtctttttataggtgaattaaatccattgataatAAGGGATAtgaatgaccagtgattgtttgttcctgttgttattgttgttttttggtggtggtgtgtgtgtacttctcttctttggggtttactgctgtggtgttatctattgcctgtgttttcatgggtgtatgtaccttccttaggttggaattttccttctagtgctttctgtatggctggatttgtggataggtattgtttaaatctggttttgtcttggaaggtcttgttcactccatctatgatgactgaaagttttgctgggtatattagtctaggctggcatccatggtctcttattgtctgcattttatctgtccaggtccttctggttttcaaagtctccattgagaaatcaggatTTTTTTCTGATGGGTtggcctttataagtcacttggtctttttcatttgttacccttaacattctttctttattctgtatgtttagttgtttaattattatgtggcaaagggaattttttttgaggtccagtctgtttggtgttctataggcttcttgcatcttcataggcatttacttctttatgttgggaaagttttcttctgtgacctTGTTAAGTATAATTCTGTGTCTTTGGGttgctattcttctccttcctctatccctattattcgttgatttggtcttttcacggtgtcccaaatttcttggacatgttgggtcatgactttgttggttttagtgttttctttgactgatgaatctctttcttctatggtatcttcaacaccagagatcctctcttccatctcttgcattctgttgtttatacttgcatttgaatttcctgtttgtttactcagatttcctattctcagcattccttctgctagtgtcttcttcattttttctatttccctcttcagggcttggactgtttcccttttcatgattttctttcagggatttattgttttcttctgctttatttgtctttcctCCAGTTTCCTATAGcgttttccccatttttttttgtctgttcctctactttatttttgatttcttctatgtaaggctttagcctcttcatgatgttacttatgaggttgttttcttcttcttcttccattctctttctgtttctaatttcaGGTCTTTAAAATTGAACTAAAGCTACTGTCCACATCGGACAGTTATAACAAAACTCAAAGAAGGTGTCATACTAACAGGCAAGCAGTGACTCATACATTGTTactgctattggccatttatacACTCAATTAACAAAAAATAACACCTGCCATTTCTTTTAATGTTCAGGATGCAATAGGAGGGAATATAGATGAGGCAGTAGAAAACAACAGTGTATTCTAAGATTGACTATGGAGACTTTATCACTGCccaatacataaaattataatatcAGTGAATACTCTGTATCTGAACTGTTTACATTGTGGAGTCTTCTGAACTAGGAAGGAAGGCATCTCTCTTAATCTGGCTCATGGGGTCACTGAAAGTGAGTCTGTTATGATCGCTGTGAGGTCTTTGGAAGCAGAGAAATTGAGGAATGCAACTTACATCCTCTCTTTAAGAGGAAATGTGCAATTATGAGTCAATATTAGATAAATAAGTCCATGACGGACTGGCTTTTATGCATTGGCACAGTCATATCTGATGGGAATGACAAAAGTCATAAAGTCAGCccagcttcttttttaaatagagttCTACATCAATACCTATTGTATATTTGGAATTTTGTCTTAGTCCATATGATTTGGGGAACATATTATTGTCTTCATCAGCATAAGGAtgtaattctcttttaaaaatgatctaaAATTGTTTATAATTAGAAAACAATTGAGTGCAGCTGTCCAGAATGCCAGAATGAAGACAAACTACCAGTGTGGAAAGCATTTTGTATCATTCAGTATTATCTGATAGCGCAAGATAATTTTCAAAGTGgatattttaattcatatttgcTATGGGATCCTTTATGAGAGGACTCCATTTTTTTGAAATGATGACTCACAATATATTTCTTTGTAAAATGATTGTGATCCAGATCCTCAAGGTCAAATGTTTTAGTTGGTGGTGTTTCAGATGGCCTGCCTATCTTAAAATATTGTGCCCATCACTATATTTTGTCTTTAAGTGTGTTGACTTAGCTTCTTTTGCTTGCATTCAGGGTCAGGTTTTCCTTTTCCAAAGATgacttttcttattctttgttcttCTTATAAGCTTTCTTTACTTCATCATCAGAAATAGagcaatttataatttttttcttgaatttctgGTCAATTTCATCATCATACACAGCCTGATCCCCGTGGGTTACCTATGATGGAGGAGAGGCAGCTTTTTTCATCGGTCTTGGTTCCATTCCTCCATCCTCCTCATAGTAACTACTGCCCCTAGAAACTCTGGAAAGTCCTTTTTCCTGTAACCTTCCCTCCCTGTTTTGTAAAAGATGCACTGTGTCCTCATTTGTCCTCACCTCAGCCTCACACCACTTCTCCTGATTCCTTTTGTAGCTTCTAGATCTttctgtagcactcttgggacTGAGTTTGGGATTTCAGATATTCTTCTTGGAGTTGCTTGGCCACCTACAAATGATTCTGGACCAAATGGTTCTCTTGAATGTTTGATGCCAAATGATACATACCTTCCTTTTTTCAGTGTGCTATGAGCCCTGGTCTGGCCCTCTTCACTGCAAAAATCTCCATACACTTCTTTTATGTTGTTGAACCATCAATGCCAGCATTAGTCATGGTCTTTGTGGCTTAGTCTGTCCTTGGTGACCTCAGTGCATACTCATCCACCTGATCAATAACAACCACCTAAAACCCACCAGCAGCAATGTTATAGAATCCAGTCATACAAGAATTGTCATGTAAAAGTCTGTTTTGTGAGTATTTATTAATTGATCATAGGTTGCCACTAGGTATTTTTGGGTGGGCAGCAGGTTGAAACTCCAATGATTGTTACTGCAtgctataaaaaataaatctggatGTGTGGTTATTCTAAAAAGTATGATTACTTGGGCCCAGATATGTTTGCCTTCCATGTTACCATGTGGTGTAGTCTCCCTGACATTTTCagttcttccactttatttttgaacCTGGGGCGGTTGCATCTCTGACTATTACcataggcactcacctctggtccagatgggagttctggggtggatgggagctgggggctggtctctgagtctcaggaagtggctggggtctcgagcaaatgggtgtgggggcaggttgtggagactgcaaggtctgcctgcagtcttgggaaaaggggagccttcccacaggtcTGTTGATTGggcagaaactggggccaagttgggcaggtcctcccagcaTTGTGCCCAGGGGTGAaacccaggggtggttgcctctttgactataaccccaggtactcatCTCTGGTCTGGATGTGAATTCCGGGCAATAACTTTTTTCTTACATAAGACAATTGCAAGGTTGAGACCCGAAAACCATTCAGGAACATCAAAGTTTAAATTGAGGGTCAACAATAAGTAATTGCCTGAAGAGAAGAGCTTCTCACACAGCTGCCTCAAATACATTTTACAGTGGGTTTTAAAAGACTAAGAACTAAGAAAATCTATATCCTCACTAGCAATTGGCAGGGGGAAGTAAACTAACCAGCAATTTAACATAATACAAAAACATGAAGTTACTTGCATATTATGGCCACCAGTTTTTAGAAAAGTGTTGGCTACTTTCCCAAGAGATTATTAAATTGGTATGGGTGAAATAAAAATGCCTCCAACCTAGAAAAGAAGGAGGAATTTTTGCTCTGTAACATGACCATAATTACATTCCAAGTGGTATTGTAAACTTCtcattacttttgttttaattttagttaagCTATACAATAATaatcaatatatttaaattatgtagGATTTATTGAATTTGTATTCTTTTACACAATGATAAGTAAATATCAGTATTTTCTGGAAtaatgtttgtttatatgggcttaacttttctttgtttctcacagGCCAACATCATATTGTCATGATTGCTAGATTCTCTAGAAAACCAAAGTTTCTTCTTTCATTAAGATGTGCATTCTGAGGTATTGAGCAAATTCACAGTGACATACACAGAATGTGATGACTTCTATCAAAGTTTTTGGGATGAGATCTTTTTATGTGCcttagtctggccttgaattcctcacTTCAAATGACCCTCTGCTTAAGCTAATCAGAAGCTAAATGGTTTAAAGATGCTTTTTTTACCATAAGCTATGAGCATTTGTTGTTATCCATTTTGACCACAGAACTAGCTGGGACATAATCTAAGGGAAGTTGTTCTGAATCACAGGATGGATTTCTGGATTCTTGCAATCAGACTTATTTTCTTATCACAAACTGTAATTGGAATTCTGGGAAAATTTTCTCTTACGTTCTACTATCTAGTACTTTACTATAGAGAATGCACATTAAAGCCTTCAGATTTGATTCTTGTGCACCTGATGACAGCCAATGCCATGATCATACTGTCTTTAGGAGTGCCCCACACAATGGCAGCATTTGGGTTGATGCAGTTCTTGAATGATTTGGGGTGCAGGATCCTAATATACATTCAAACAGTTGGCCGGAGTGTATCCATTGGTACCACCTGTCTCTTGAGTGTCTTCCAGGTCATAACCATCAGACCCAGGGAATTCTGTTGGAAAGATCATCATAAAGTCAAAGCTGAAAATTATATTGGTTGCTCCATTTTCCTCCTCTGGGGCTTCTATgtgttaataaattttattttctttgtgtacccGTTTATCAAACTTAGTAGGAAAAATGTGACAAGAAAACGAGATTTTGGATACTGCCATATTGTAGGGAGTGATGAAATCAATGACTCACTCTATACAGCATTGCTGGTGTGTCCTGAagtctttttttctgtgtgcaTTGCCTTGTCTAGTGGCTCTATGATTTTCATTCTGTACAGACACAAGAAGAGAGTTCAACACATCCGCAGCTCTCATGGTTACAATAGAACATCACCTGAGTCCAGAGCC
Coding sequences within:
- the LOC118576259 gene encoding vomeronasal type-1 receptor 4-like, which encodes MDFWILAIRLIFLSQTVIGILGKFSLTFYYLVLYYRECTLKPSDLILVHLMTANAMIILSLGVPHTMAAFGLMQFLNDLGCRILIYIQTVGRSVSIGTTCLLSVFQVITIRPREFCWKDHHKVKAENYIGCSIFLLWGFYVLINFIFFVYPFIKLSRKNVTRKRDFGYCHIVGSDEINDSLYTALLVCPEVFFSVCIALSSGSMIFILYRHKKRVQHIRSSHGYNRTSPESRATQNILILLSTFLMFYSLSSILRGCIALLHNHNWWLVNITPLTSLCFPSFGPFVLMNRCSIVYRLTLIWIRNKNNLILFEVHK